In Montipora capricornis isolate CH-2021 chromosome 4, ASM3666992v2, whole genome shotgun sequence, a single genomic region encodes these proteins:
- the LOC138046632 gene encoding uncharacterized protein has protein sequence MRFSLLNSRSVWNKTLSLKDLTVDRNIDVFAVTETWLAKETDEFIIHDLCPTGYEFYNVPRVSSVGGGIGVMHKTVVCLEKHPGIVTSFQSFEFMDVLLKHSSSCLRLVIVYRPQTMTDGTSSTAKFFEKFASLLESLVTAPGSLLRSVTSIFMYASDRSAQWFLRLLEAFNLKLHVWVPTHRSGNTLDLVITRADERTARDFDVFDPVISDHYLVSCSLAIPRKAFERREVNYRKLKLIDLQELSDDISDSPLASAVDEAGHDLESLLVLYNTSLIGLLDKHAPLKTRTITIRLSAPWYTEDIREEKQKRRALERRWRRTGLTVDRECFVEQCHVVNESILQAKRAYYSRIIDENQYDPKRLFSIFDKLLHRNSDLKLPDSMDDEFLANAFADYFTEKIITIREELQNKTTPKLSYRTAALSLITTSQYHVMNCLIWSLDRL, from the coding sequence ATGCGATTTTCTCTCCTTAATTCACGATCGGTATGGAATAAGACACTCTCTCTGAAGGATCTTACTGTGGACCGTAATATTGATGTCTTTGCTGTAACTGAGACTTGGCTTGCCAAAGAAACCGATGAATTCATTATACATGACTTATGTCCGACTGGTTATGAATTCTACAATGTTCCAAGGGTTTCTAGTGTTGGTGGTGGAATCGGTGTCATGCATAAGACCGTGGTTTGTCTCGAGAAGCATCCCGGCATCGTGACTAGTTTTCAATCTTTTGAATTTATGGATGTTTTACTGAAACATTCTTCGTCATGCCTGCGCCTTGTTATTGTTTATAGGCCACAAACAATGACAGATGGTACTTCATCGACTGCGaagttctttgaaaaatttgctAGTCTCTTGGAGTCTCTAGTTACTGCACCTGGCTCTTTGTTGAGGTCGGTGACTTCAATTTTCATGTACGCTAGCGATCGATCTGCACAGTGGTTTCTCCGTCTACTTGAAGCTTTTAATTTGAAGCTGCACGTCTGGGTTCCCACCCACAGGAGTGGTAACACCCTGGATTTGGTCATCACCAGGGCTGATGAGAGGACAGCTCGGGACTTTGATGTTTTTGATCCCGTCATTTCTGACCATTACCTTGTCAGCTGTTCCCTGGCAATACCTAGAAAAGCGTTCGAGCGTAGGGAGGTCAATTATCGTAAACTGAAGTTAATTGATCTCCAAGAGTTGAGTGATGACATCTCTGATTCACCTTTAGCCAGTGCAGTCGACGAAGCCGGCCATGATCTAGAGTCTCTCTTAGTGCTTTACAATACTTCCCTGATTGGCCTGCTTGATAAACACGCACCCCTGAAAACGCGCACTATTACGATTCGCCTTTCAGCACCTTGGTACACTGAAGACATTCGTGAGGAGAAACAAAAAAGAAGGGCACTGGAGCGACGTTGGCGAAGGACTGGACTTACGGTTGATCGTGAGTGTTTTGTTGAACAGTGTCATGTGGTAAATGAATCTATTTTGCAGGCAAAAAGGGCCTATTATTCGAGGATTATTGACGAGAACCAATATGATCCCAAACGCTTGTTCTCCATTTTTGACAAGCTTCTTCATCGTAATAGTGATCTTAAACTACCTGATTCTATGGATGATGAGTTCCTTGCAAATGCGTTTGCTGATTATTTTACTGAAAAGATCATCACAATTCGCGAAGAGCTGCAGAATAAAACCACGCCCAAGTTGAGTTACCGTACAGCGGCTCTGAGTTTAATCACTACAAGTCAGTATCATGTGATGAACTGTCTGATCTGGTCCCTAGATCGACTTTGA